GGGCGAGCCCGCATCCCAGCTATTGACGTCTTCGCCACGCAGGTTTACGTGCAGATTCGCGGACGCGATGGCCGTGTGGTCCAGCGTTCCACCAACCTGGGTGACTCCTCGTTGCCCGGTTGGAGCGAGGCCTTCCGCGCTAGCCTGGCCGGGCGATCAGTCACTTTTGACGCTCACGACCGCAATCGGCATCTCCGCATTCATAGCGCTCCCATCCGCCTCACTAGCGGCCAAATCATTGGTGTGGTTGAGGTGGGGCAAAGTCTGGAGGGGTTAGACGCTACTCTGCGCACTCTACGTTTGGCGCTGTTGGTGGGCTTTGGGGCCGCCTTGTTGCTGGCCGCGCTGGTGGGGGCCTTTCTGGCGCGCACCGCTCTTCGCCCCGTGGATGAGATTACTCGCACAGCCCGTCAGATCGCGGCGGGGAAGGGATCGGCCGAGCTGGGGCGCCGCATATCCATCCATCAGCCCAATGACGAGGTGGGGCGACTAGCCTCCACGTTTAACGAAATGTTGGAACGGCTGGAGAGGCTCTTCCAGGCTCAGCAGCGGTTGGTCGCCGATGTCTCCCATGAGCTCAGGAGCCCCTTGACCACCTTACGCGGCAATCTGGATCTGTTGCGCCGAGGTGCGATCGAGGATCCGCAGGTGCGGGAGGAAGCGCTCGCAGCAATGGAGGCAGAGGCCGCCCGCATGAGCCGGCTGCTCTCTGATCTTTTGCTGTTGGCTCAGGCGGACGCCGGTGTCCAGTTGCAGTTCAGGCCGGTGGAACTCGACACGTTGCTGTTGGAGGTGTATCGCCAGGCGTTGGTGATGGCCGCTGGGCGCGTGCAGGTGCAGTTAGGAAGCGAGGATCAGGCCCTGGTGATGGGCGACGCCGACCGCTTGCGTCAGTTGTTGCTGAACCTGGTGGAGAACGCCATCAAATACACCCCGCCGGGTGGCAAGGTAACGCTCTCGCTAGCGCGTGAGCCGGGCTGGGTGTATGTGACCGTGGCCGATACCGGGATCGGCATCGCGCCGGAGGATTTACCACACATCTTCGAGCGCTTCTATCGGGCTGACAAGGCACGCAGCCGGGCGATGGGAGGGACTGGGTTGGGGCTTTCCATTGCACAGTGGATCGCCCAGGCGCATGGGGGACAGATCACGGTGGAAAGCCGCTTGGGCGAGGGGAGCNNNNNNNNNNNNNNNNNNNNNNNNNNNNNNNNNNNNNNNNNNNNNNNNNNNNNNNNNNNNNNNNNNNNNNNNNNNNNNNNNNNNNNNNNNNNNNNNNNNNCCTTCACCCTATGGTTGCCTGCACCCTCGCCGCCCCGATCGGCCCGCGAACCTGAAAGGGAACCTAAAAAACTCCCCCCTCCCATCGCTAGAGGCCTGACGCCGGAGCTCAAATGCTCTAGATAGCCAGGTAGTAGCAGAGTTTATACTTTGCATTGTTAAAGATTGGGCCCCCGCTATTAGCGGCGAGGATGGACTTCTGGTATTGCGCATCATTGGGGTT
This genomic interval from Anaerolineae bacterium contains the following:
- a CDS encoding HAMP domain-containing histidine kinase translates to MSIRVRLTLWYTGLLAAILLVLGLSVYSFIRQALLAQVDETIRGQADGVVALFNEENDPLTVLISGRARIPAIDVFATQVYVQIRGRDGRVVQRSTNLGDSSLPGWSEAFRASLAGRSVTFDAHDRNRHLRIHSAPIRLTSGQIIGVVEVGQSLEGLDATLRTLRLALLVGFGAALLLAALVGAFLARTALRPVDEITRTARQIAAGKGSAELGRRISIHQPNDEVGRLASTFNEMLERLERLFQAQQRLVADVSHELRSPLTTLRGNLDLLRRGAIEDPQVREEALAAMEAEAARMSRLLSDLLLLAQADAGVQLQFRPVELDTLLLEVYRQALVMAAGRVQVQLGSEDQALVMGDADRLRQLLLNLVENAIKYTPPGGKVTLSLAREPGWVYVTVADTGIGIAPEDLPHIFERFYRADKARSRAMGGTGLGLSIAQWIAQAHGGQITVESRLGEGS